In Triticum aestivum cultivar Chinese Spring chromosome 5B, IWGSC CS RefSeq v2.1, whole genome shotgun sequence, the following proteins share a genomic window:
- the LOC123117590 gene encoding uncharacterized protein — translation MASAPPPQRRRASPPAIPDELVEEILLRLPPDDPACLLRASLVCKAWGGIVSHPVFRRRLHELYLAPPVLGFLHGWEDEEIPHFVHTTASPFSLAAPDWRSWRAVDCRHGRALFLSKRNHTCTWELLLWEPITGAQQRIPVPAAFNGRWPTAAVFCAVDGCDHHDCLGGPFRVVFVFVVDNEDVDYDDNVISAGVYSSETGTWGELTSMYSEFMMFFEKYSSLLVGRSLLYFMSDAGLILEYDLVRHGLTVFDTPDCQPGYKSDCGSSSSDDNRFKLMLVEDGGLGVSEESGLRLKLWTRKATTDAPWVVNCIFCLENLLPASDLLVPGINYRVTVLGFTEEAQVIFVDTIDSLFTIDLQLGLVTEVPDDRGFCNLIPVVGFYTPVPRRENQNLLALKPYEEASGEGGENSSSDTSAV, via the coding sequence ATGGCATCAGCACCGCCACCGcagcgccgccgcgcctcgccgccggcgatccCGGACGAGCTCGTCGaagagatcctcctccgcctcccgcccgaCGACCCGGCCTGCCTCCTCCGCGCCTCCCTCGTCTGCAAGGCCTGGGGCGGCATCGTCTCCCACCCCgtcttccgccgccgcctccacgagCTCTACCTCGCACCCCCCGTGCTCGGCTTCCTCCACGGGTGGGAAGACGAGGAGATCCCGCACTTCGTCCACACCACCGCGTCGCCCTTCTCCCTCGCCGCCCCGGACTGGCGCTCGTGGCGGGCGGTGGACTGCCGCCACGGCCGCGCCCTCTTCCTCTCCAAGCGCAATCATACTTGTACCTGGGAGCTGCTCCTTTGGGAGCCAATCACGGGCGCCCAGCAGCGCATACCGGTGCCCGCGGCGTTCAACGGCAGATGGCCGACCGCGGCCGTGTTCTGCGCAGTGGACGGGTGCGACCACCACGACTGCCTTGGGGGTCCATTCCGCGTGGTCTTCGTCTTCGTCGTCGACAACGAAGACGTTGACTACGACGACAATGTCATATCGGCCGGCGTATACTCGTCGGAGACCGGCACGTGGGGAGAGCTGACCTCGATGTACAGCGAATTCATGATGTTCTTTGAAAAGTATTCCAGCCTGCTCGTTGGGAGGTCTCTGCTCTACTTCATGTCCGATGCTGGGTTGATCCTGGAGTACGATTTAGTGAGGCATGGCCTGACCGTCTTCGACACACCTGACTGCCAGCCCGGCTACAAGTCCGACTGTGGGTCGTCGTCCTCGGACGACAACAGATTTAAACTCATGCTTGTGGAGGATGGTGGGCTGGGAGTTAGTGAAGAATCGGGTCTGCGCCTCAAACTGTGGACAAGGAAGGCGACCACTGATGCACCATGGGTAGTGAACTGCATCTTCTGCTTGGAGAATTTGCTTCCAGCTAGCGATCTCTTGGTCCCGGGTATAAATTATAGAGTGACCGTGCTGGGCTTTACTGAGGAAGCGCAAGTCATTTTCGTTGACACGATTGATAGCCTCTTCACAATCGATCTGCAATTAGGGTTGGTGACGGAGGTGCCGGATGATCGTGGCTTCTGCAATCTGATTCCAGTTGTCGGCTTCTACACTCCTGTGCCCCGACGCGAGAACCAGAATCTGCTGGCGTTGAAACCTTATGAGGAGGCAAGTGGTGAGGGGGGAGAAAACAGTAGTTCAGACACATCGGCTGTTTGA